A genome region from Tolypothrix sp. PCC 7712 includes the following:
- a CDS encoding glycosyltransferase encodes MAAFVLLLTALSLLIWIGLLSFRGQFWRCDQQLEAKEIPLPSLPRICAIIPARNEADLLPITLRSLLLQDYPGDFNVFLVDDRSTDGTADFAQGVAYALNKADQFHIISGKSLPPGWSGKLWAVEQGIQIATEFAPDYFLLTDADIEHDSGSLRRLVAKAEQEDLDLVSVMVRLRCESFWEQILIPAFVFFFQKLYPFRWVNNPKNSTAAAAGGSILISKTALEKIGGIATIRQALIDDCALAKAVKGNQQWRQGRIWLGLSALTESLRPYPDLDTVWQMVARTAYTQLNYSPLLLAGTVLAMTLIYLIPPLATILGAVTLNWAIALLGLAAWFLMSFAYYPTIRFYKCPAWLACCLPAIAFLYTLMTIDSAIRHWQGRGGAWKGRVYPS; translated from the coding sequence ATGGCGGCATTTGTATTATTGTTAACAGCTTTATCTTTATTGATTTGGATAGGATTACTGAGCTTTCGCGGGCAGTTTTGGCGTTGTGACCAGCAATTAGAAGCAAAAGAAATCCCTTTGCCATCTTTACCAAGAATTTGTGCAATTATACCTGCCCGTAACGAAGCAGATTTACTACCTATCACTTTGCGATCGCTGCTACTTCAAGACTACCCAGGTGATTTTAACGTTTTTTTGGTAGACGATCGCAGCACAGATGGCACAGCCGATTTTGCCCAAGGGGTTGCTTACGCCTTAAATAAAGCCGATCAATTTCATATTATTTCTGGCAAATCCCTGCCTCCCGGTTGGAGTGGTAAACTTTGGGCAGTCGAACAAGGGATTCAAATTGCGACTGAGTTTGCACCAGACTATTTTTTACTCACAGATGCAGATATTGAGCATGATTCGGGTAGTCTCCGCCGATTAGTGGCGAAAGCTGAACAGGAAGATTTAGATTTAGTTTCGGTGATGGTGCGGCTGAGATGTGAAAGCTTTTGGGAGCAGATTTTAATTCCGGCTTTTGTGTTTTTCTTTCAAAAACTTTATCCTTTTCGCTGGGTGAATAACCCCAAAAATTCCACAGCTGCGGCGGCTGGGGGGTCGATTTTGATTAGCAAAACAGCTTTAGAGAAAATTGGCGGAATTGCTACAATTCGCCAAGCTTTAATTGACGATTGCGCTTTAGCAAAAGCTGTTAAGGGGAATCAGCAATGGAGACAAGGACGGATTTGGTTAGGATTAAGTGCTTTAACTGAGAGTTTGCGTCCCTATCCTGATTTGGATACAGTGTGGCAGATGGTGGCGCGTACTGCTTATACACAACTCAACTATTCGCCCCTGCTGTTAGCTGGAACAGTTCTAGCTATGACCTTAATTTATTTAATTCCGCCTTTAGCAACCATCTTAGGTGCAGTAACGCTAAATTGGGCGATCGCACTTCTTGGTTTAGCAGCCTGGTTTTTGATGAGTTTTGCTTACTACCCAACGATCCGCTTTTATAAATGTCCAGCTTGGTTAGCCTGTTGTTTACCTGCGATCGCGTTTCTCTATACTCTGATGACTATAGATTCCGCCATCCGTCACTGGCAAGGGCGCGGTGGCGCTTGGAAAGGACGCGTTTACCCTAGTTGA
- the shc gene encoding squalene--hopene cyclase, protein MQTQERATTNQVAEAIAKSQQYLLSIQNPAGYWWAELESNVTITAEAVLLHKIWGTDSTRPLHKVENYLRSQQREHGGWELYFGDGGELSTTVEAYMALKLLGVSATDPAMLKAKAFILQRGGISKTRIFTKLHLALIGCYDWRGIPSLPPWIMLLPNSFPVNIYEMSSWARSSTVPLLIVCDRKPIFQIDPAISVDELYVEGRDRVQWELPRSGDWTDIFITLDQGFKFAESLNWVPFRKEGIKAAEKWVLERQEATGDWGGIIPAMLNSLLALRCLDYDPADPIVERGLKAVDNFAIETADSYCVQPCVSPVWDTAWAIRALIDSGYAPNDSAIVKAGEWLIDKQILDYGDWTIKNRQGKPGAWAFEFDNRFYPDVDDSAVVVMALHQAKLPNEKLKQAAIARALNWIASMQCKPGGWAAFDIDNDQDWLNSIPYGDLKAMIDPNTADVTARVLEMLGASNLSINQQNFERAIAYLLREQEQEGCWFGRWGVNYIYGTSGVLSALALVAPKTQQQSIERGGAWLVGCQNPDGGWGETCRTYNDPSLKGQGTSTASQTAWALIGLIAAGEATGKFAHNAIEQGINYLLTTQKPDGTWYESYFTGTGFPCHFYLKYHLYQQYFPLIALGRYRAVLGIGD, encoded by the coding sequence ATGCAAACTCAAGAGAGAGCAACGACCAATCAAGTTGCAGAGGCGATCGCTAAAAGCCAACAATATCTGCTGTCAATTCAAAATCCGGCAGGGTATTGGTGGGCAGAGTTAGAATCTAATGTGACGATTACGGCTGAAGCTGTTCTGCTGCATAAAATTTGGGGAACAGATAGCACCAGACCCTTGCACAAAGTAGAAAATTATCTCCGTTCTCAACAAAGAGAACATGGCGGTTGGGAACTTTATTTTGGGGATGGGGGAGAACTGAGTACTACAGTGGAAGCCTACATGGCTTTGAAACTCCTGGGTGTCTCAGCTACTGACCCCGCTATGCTCAAGGCGAAAGCTTTTATTCTCCAACGGGGTGGCATCAGTAAAACTCGCATCTTTACTAAACTACACCTAGCCCTAATTGGCTGTTACGACTGGCGCGGTATTCCTTCCCTACCGCCCTGGATTATGCTTTTGCCCAATAGCTTCCCCGTCAATATCTACGAAATGTCGAGTTGGGCGAGATCCAGTACAGTACCGTTGTTGATTGTCTGCGATCGCAAACCGATTTTCCAAATTGACCCAGCAATCAGCGTCGATGAACTCTATGTAGAAGGACGCGATCGCGTGCAATGGGAATTGCCGAGAAGTGGTGATTGGACTGATATATTTATCACCCTGGATCAAGGATTCAAATTCGCGGAAAGCTTAAATTGGGTTCCTTTCCGCAAAGAAGGCATCAAAGCCGCCGAAAAATGGGTTTTAGAACGCCAAGAAGCTACAGGTGATTGGGGTGGAATTATTCCCGCCATGCTGAATTCACTGTTAGCTTTGCGCTGTCTAGATTATGACCCCGCCGACCCCATTGTCGAACGGGGACTGAAAGCAGTTGATAACTTTGCCATTGAAACCGCAGATAGCTACTGCGTTCAGCCTTGTGTTTCCCCAGTTTGGGATACAGCCTGGGCAATTCGAGCTTTAATAGATTCTGGTTACGCCCCCAATGATTCCGCGATTGTCAAAGCGGGAGAATGGTTAATAGATAAACAAATTCTTGACTACGGGGATTGGACTATTAAAAACCGTCAAGGAAAACCAGGCGCTTGGGCGTTTGAATTTGACAATCGCTTTTACCCAGATGTCGATGATTCTGCGGTTGTAGTTATGGCGCTACACCAAGCAAAACTGCCCAACGAAAAATTAAAACAAGCTGCGATCGCCCGTGCTTTAAATTGGATTGCTTCTATGCAGTGTAAGCCAGGCGGTTGGGCAGCTTTTGACATCGACAACGATCAAGATTGGCTCAACTCTATACCCTATGGCGACCTCAAAGCCATGATTGACCCCAACACAGCTGATGTCACAGCTAGGGTATTAGAAATGCTCGGTGCTTCTAACTTATCAATAAATCAGCAAAATTTTGAAAGAGCGATCGCCTATCTTCTACGCGAACAGGAACAAGAAGGCTGTTGGTTTGGTCGTTGGGGAGTAAATTACATATACGGTACAAGCGGTGTTCTCTCAGCCCTAGCTTTAGTTGCACCAAAAACTCAGCAACAAAGCATCGAACGAGGCGGAGCTTGGTTAGTAGGCTGTCAAAACCCTGATGGTGGTTGGGGTGAAACTTGCCGCACCTACAACGACCCCAGCCTCAAAGGACAAGGAACCAGTACAGCCTCCCAAACAGCCTGGGCTTTAATTGGACTCATAGCTGCAGGTGAAGCCACTGGTAAATTTGCTCATAACGCCATTGAGCAAGGGATTAACTACCTGTTAACCACCCAGAAACCAGATGGTACTTGGTACGAGTCATATTTCACAGGTACAGGCTTCCCCTGCCATTTTTACCTCAAATACCACCTTTATCAACAATACTTCCCCTTGATTGCCCTTGGCCGCTATCGGGCGGTGTTAGGGATTGGGGATTAG